Proteins from a genomic interval of Chelonoidis abingdonii isolate Lonesome George chromosome 7, CheloAbing_2.0, whole genome shotgun sequence:
- the RGS18 gene encoding regulator of G-protein signaling 18 isoform X2 produces MENPLFLFPHLNISSLKEKTHCKVMKSTNKEETNKEIKTSVTPEEAVRWGESFNKLLSQKAGLDAFTSFLKTEFSEENIEFWTACEDYKKNRASHQLLPKAKTIYETFIRKDAPKEVNLDFHTKEVTAQNITHPTLDSFDAAQAKIYRLMEQDSYPRFLRSDMYLDLIKGRQHSGHPALRRRSCSFTFSEFQDVQSDFTIWL; encoded by the exons atggagaatccactgtttTTATTTCCCCATCTAAATATTTCCTCTTTGAAGGAGAAGACCCATTGTAAAGTTATGAAATCCacaaataaagaggagacaaacaAAGAAATCAAGACTAG TGTGACCCCTGAAGAAGCAGTGAGATGGGGTGAATCCTTTAACAAACTGCTTTCCCAGAAAG CTGGACTGGATGCCTTTACAAGTTTTCTGAAAACTGAGTTCAGCGAGGAGAACATTGAGTTTTGGACAGCCTGTGAGGATTATAAGAAGAACAGAGCATCTCATCAACTTCTTCCTAAAGCCAAGACAATTTATGAGACATTCATAAGGAAAGATGCTCCAAAAGAG GTTAACCTTGACTTTCACACGAAAGAAGTCACCGCTCAGAACATTACTCACCCTACACTCGACAGCTTTGATGCAGCACAGGCCAAAATCTACAGGCTGATGGAACAAGACAGTTACCCCCGCTTCCTGAGATCTGACATGTATTTAGACCTAATTAAGGGAAGGCAGCACTCTGGCCATCCTGCTCTTAGAAGGCGATCATGCTCTTTTACCTTCAGTGAATTCCAGGATGTGCAATCAGACTTTACCATTTGGTTATAA
- the RGS18 gene encoding regulator of G-protein signaling 18 isoform X1, whose protein sequence is MENPLFLFPHLNISSLKEKTHCKVMKSTNKEETNKEIKTRSKEKRNRLSLLLQKAEFHENVNLEKFENLTKASSVTPEEAVRWGESFNKLLSQKAGLDAFTSFLKTEFSEENIEFWTACEDYKKNRASHQLLPKAKTIYETFIRKDAPKEVNLDFHTKEVTAQNITHPTLDSFDAAQAKIYRLMEQDSYPRFLRSDMYLDLIKGRQHSGHPALRRRSCSFTFSEFQDVQSDFTIWL, encoded by the exons atggagaatccactgtttTTATTTCCCCATCTAAATATTTCCTCTTTGAAGGAGAAGACCCATTGTAAAGTTATGAAATCCacaaataaagaggagacaaacaAAGAAATCAAGACTAG gtcaaaggaaaaaagaaataggCTGAGCCTTCTCCTGCAAAAGGCTGAATTCCATGAAAATGTCAATCTTGAGAAATTTGAGAACTTGACAAAAGCTTCAAG TGTGACCCCTGAAGAAGCAGTGAGATGGGGTGAATCCTTTAACAAACTGCTTTCCCAGAAAG CTGGACTGGATGCCTTTACAAGTTTTCTGAAAACTGAGTTCAGCGAGGAGAACATTGAGTTTTGGACAGCCTGTGAGGATTATAAGAAGAACAGAGCATCTCATCAACTTCTTCCTAAAGCCAAGACAATTTATGAGACATTCATAAGGAAAGATGCTCCAAAAGAG GTTAACCTTGACTTTCACACGAAAGAAGTCACCGCTCAGAACATTACTCACCCTACACTCGACAGCTTTGATGCAGCACAGGCCAAAATCTACAGGCTGATGGAACAAGACAGTTACCCCCGCTTCCTGAGATCTGACATGTATTTAGACCTAATTAAGGGAAGGCAGCACTCTGGCCATCCTGCTCTTAGAAGGCGATCATGCTCTTTTACCTTCAGTGAATTCCAGGATGTGCAATCAGACTTTACCATTTGGTTATAA